ACCGACAGCGTTTTTGACTGTGGTTGTGCCCTATCGCGGGACAGATGTTCCCGGCGTTGTAGCCGAATTGTCCGATGTATTTCGCGCTGGAGATGACCGCGTTGAATTGGCTGTTGAGGCTTTTGAGAAGACCTGGACGCTTGGACGAGATCTATCTTCGGGTGAGGCATGGGTGCGAATAGACGAATAGACGAATAGACGAATAGACGAATGGCGATGCATACTGATTTTGGGAGGATGGGCGGGGTTCGTTGATTCGTTGATTCGTTGATTCGTAGAATGGAGCCTGCTATGGATTTACAACTCCCTGAAGTTGGTATCCCCGATCGCGTCAGTATGACCGGACCTTTGCCGGCCAACCAAAAAGCCGTCTATGCCGAACTCGATGGGCCAGGCTGTATTCAGCACCTTTGGGTCGTACTGTCGCGGCCAGAGCGCATACCCATGACCAGCCGCAAAGTGCTTATCCGCATCTATTTTGATGATGAGCCGACCCCCTATGTTGAGGCGCCCGTCGGTGACTTTTTTGGGGTTATGCATGGCCAGGGCTGGTATCCGATAGATACCCACTTCCTATCGGTCAAGGCCTGGATTGGCTACAACTGCTACTTCCAGATGCCCTTCGCCCGATCCGCACGGGTTGAGTTTGAAGCCGGACCCGAAGAGAACCGCGCCTACCTGCAGGTGGATTGGCACCGTTACCCCAATCAGACGCTGAGTGAACGGCGACGTTTCTGCGCCCGTTGGCGGCGAGAAATGCCGACCCAGCGCTACGGTGAAGACTTTCTGATGCTGGATGCCGACGGGCCAGGAGAGTTGTTGGGCTTTGTGTACGGCGTGCGGTTGCTCGATGATGTCGATCGCTGGAGCCACGGCGGGGCTGAAAATATCTACATCGATGGAGAGGGCGAACACCCGGCCTTTTTGCGCGGTATTGGGGGTGAGGATACCTTTGGGGCTGGCTACGGGGGAGCCTTGCATCCACCCGAAACCCATCACTACGCCGCAATGCCTTACTATGTGCATGAGGATGTGGGACAGGCGCGCCCGGCGCAACGGTTGGTGGGCTACCGCTTCTTCGAAAAGGATTCTCTTCCCTTCCAGCAATCGATTCACATGCGCTTCGGCTGTATGGCAAACGATATCTGCTCTACCGTCTATTGGTACCAGGAGGACGCCGTGCGACCGTTCTTCGCTATGCCCGATTGGTCGCAGCTGCTGCCCGGTGTCGAACTGCCGCGCGGGACCCATGATCTGCCGCTGCCAGCCAGCGGCGAATGGTGGCTATGCGGCCCTTTCGCCAATCACAACGGTCAAGCGATGGAAACGGCCTTGCCTCCGGAGACGGCCTTTCATATAGAAGCGACGTTTGATGGTTTGCACGGTGAAGAGTCGGCCTGGTTGACCGCTGGCTCACGACAACGGGGACGGGACGTAGCGCGTTGGGTCAAACGCGCCGCTCACCACGGCTTTGTCGATTTTAACCATGTGTTTCGGCCCTGGGGTCCGGGTGTGGGCAATACCGATGTGGGCGCAGCGCTTGCCCGCTGCGTCTTACATGCACCTGCAGATATGACGGCAAATCTGCGTGTGGCCTGGGATGACGCTTTGATTCTGCGCGTAAATGATGAGGTTTTCGATCTGGGTCACCACTACGCCTTTCGAGCCCAGAGCATTCCGGTGACGCTTCGGGCAGGTGCCAATTCCATCGTGCTCAAGCTCAGTAACGACCGGGGCTCCAATCACGGCGGCTGGGCGTTTGCTTTCCGGGCCACAACAGCCGATGGAGTCGTTCTGGTTCCCCAGGTAGCGTAAAAAGGAGGTTTTTTTATGATTCACGACAATGTCGAATTTCACAATGTAGCTGAGTTGCGAGAAGTTGAGGGGAGAGATGGACTTCGGGTGCAGCGTGTGCCCGAAGATGTGCGGTTGTGTTTGAATGCGGGTGCCCAGGAACGCATGTTGAGTCCGGCGGGGTCGGAGATCCGTTTTGTGAGCGCGGGCAATAAGGTCAATGTGACGCTGTCCAGCCCGGGCGGATCGGCTGAAGTGATTCCGTTTTTTGGCCCTTTTCAAGAGAAAGAGCGTTTTCAAATTGGGAAAGAGCCAAGGACGCTGGAATTGACTTATCCTGCAAGATTAAAGACGATTGAATCTGAAGCGGTGAGGGATTTGTCTTTTTCGCACAATGTATGGCGGTTGATCCTGAGAAATACCAGTTTGCACTATCACAGTATCGAGGGCGAAGGGCTTCGCCCGCCCACGGCTGACGAATTGCCAAAGCGGCGGTATTTGAGCTATGGCACGTCGATTACACACGGTGCGTCGGCTACGGCTATGCATTTGACCTATGTGAGTCAGGTGGCGTGGCGTTTGGGAGCGGATTTGATCAATTTGGGCGTGGGGGGATCGGCTTATTGCGAACGCGAATTGGCAGATTATATTGCCGCGCGCGACGATTGGGATGTGGCGACGCTGGCTTTGTCGGTCAATATGATGGGTGCGGGATTTTCTCTGTCGGAATTTTCCGAGCGCGTGACGTATATGGTAAATGCGGTTGCAGGTGCAAATCCCGACCGGCCCGTGGGGTGTATTACGATTTATCCGCATTTTAGAGAATTTTGTGGCGATGCCGAAGAACGCGAAAGGACGGCGGCTTTCAGGCAAGCATTGCGAGATGCGGTGGATGGTTGTCCCCATGAAAATGCACGTTTGATTGAGGGGACAGAAATGTTGAGCAATATCGGTGGGTTGACGGTGGATCTGATTCATCCAGGGGATCACGGGATGATCGAGATGGGAGAGCGCGTTGCGGGACGGTTGGAGTCTCTATTAGATCGTGATGAGCAAGGTGGGATCATTAGAAAGGTCAGGAAGGTTAGAAGGATAAAGAAGACAAAATAGAAATTGGTTTTTTGTCGCAAAACAAAAGCTCGGATGAACTTCTTCAGAATCATCCGAGCTTTTGTTTTTTTGTTGAGATGGCTTAGAGCAATACCCACAAGATGTAGAGGACTACCACTGTGCCTACCAATGCGCCGCCATAACAGAGAAAGGGCAGGACTTTGGCGAGGCTGTGCAATCCGATTTCAGCGAGGGTGAAGCGGATTCGGTGAGCCGCGTGGTAGAGGGGGAAGATGAGCAGGACACAGAGATAGAGTTTGACTAACGGATTTTGGAGCAGTCCGGTCAGACGTTCATGTGACATGAGGTCGGCGTCTATAAGTCCCAAATGTACGGCGATGCCGCCCAGGAATATGTGGATGGGTATGAGGAGTGCGGCAATAACACCGCCTTGCGAGAACATGCCCCACCAGAAGGGTTCGCTTTTGTGTTCTTTGTAATTCACGGCGATATCCTCGGTCTATAGAGTTAGGAATAGGTAGGCGATGACGATTGTTGCAACTATCCAGGCGCCGTAAGACCCCAGTGCAATAAAAATGGGTGGCAGGGTCTTTGTGCCAATTTTGACGAGGCCACGTCCAGCTGCTTGCATTTTGGTCGTTAGCCCCAACCAGGTCCAGCTGTGGTACAGGGCGAAGAGCAAGGCGATGACGTGAAATGCGATCCAGGGACCTGAACTCAGGGATTCGCGGAAGGCTGCGTGTGCGTCTGGCCCTTTTGTCAGGAGAAAAATTTCGTAGATAAAGAGCACGACGTACAGGGCGACGAATACGCTTGTGAGTTCGCGAAGCAAGAACATGAAATATCTGCGATTAAAATGTCCGCGGTCGCGTAGCCACCAGGCTTTGGATATGGGGCGCGTATAGGTTTTGGTCGTTTCGGAGTCGAGCATCATGTTTTCTTTCCCCAGGGCATGACAAGCGATTTGACGCGGTTGGTTGTGGTTGCCACTTTGGTCTGTTGAATGGCTTCTGCGGGATCGACGTGTTTGGGACAAACGACGGAGCATTCACCGATATACGTGCATTCCCAGATGCCTTCTTTGCTGGCAATGACGTGTTGACGCTGTTGATTGCCTTCATCTCGAGAATCGAGGTTGTAGCGGTGGCCCAGGGCAATTGCGGCCGGACCGACGAAGTCGTGTTCGAGGCCATAGACCGGACAGGCCGCGTAACAGAGCATGCAGTTGATGCACTGGCTGAATTGCTTGTAATCTTTGAGCTGATCCGGTGTCTGGAGATATTCTCCTTCGGATACGGGTTTTTCTTCTTCTCGAATGATCCAGGGTTTGACCGCTTTGAGTTTGTCCATAAAGTCGGTCATGTCAGTGACGAGATCGCGCACAATGGGGAAGTTGACCAGGGGTTCCACGCGCACTTCGTTGGGATAATAGTCGCGCAAC
This window of the Gemmatimonadota bacterium genome carries:
- a CDS encoding DUF2961 domain-containing protein, coding for MEPAMDLQLPEVGIPDRVSMTGPLPANQKAVYAELDGPGCIQHLWVVLSRPERIPMTSRKVLIRIYFDDEPTPYVEAPVGDFFGVMHGQGWYPIDTHFLSVKAWIGYNCYFQMPFARSARVEFEAGPEENRAYLQVDWHRYPNQTLSERRRFCARWRREMPTQRYGEDFLMLDADGPGELLGFVYGVRLLDDVDRWSHGGAENIYIDGEGEHPAFLRGIGGEDTFGAGYGGALHPPETHHYAAMPYYVHEDVGQARPAQRLVGYRFFEKDSLPFQQSIHMRFGCMANDICSTVYWYQEDAVRPFFAMPDWSQLLPGVELPRGTHDLPLPASGEWWLCGPFANHNGQAMETALPPETAFHIEATFDGLHGEESAWLTAGSRQRGRDVARWVKRAAHHGFVDFNHVFRPWGPGVGNTDVGAALARCVLHAPADMTANLRVAWDDALILRVNDEVFDLGHHYAFRAQSIPVTLRAGANSIVLKLSNDRGSNHGGWAFAFRATTADGVVLVPQVA
- a CDS encoding fumarate reductase subunit D → MNYKEHKSEPFWWGMFSQGGVIAALLIPIHIFLGGIAVHLGLIDADLMSHERLTGLLQNPLVKLYLCVLLIFPLYHAAHRIRFTLAEIGLHSLAKVLPFLCYGGALVGTVVVLYILWVLL
- a CDS encoding succinate dehydrogenase/fumarate reductase iron-sulfur subunit, which produces MSDLRTIKITVLRYRPEEEDEPTEQTYEVEFRDDWVVLDALNHIKDHIDGTLSFRWSCRMGVCGSCGMMVNGEPKLTCAAMLRDYYPNEVRVEPLVNFPIVRDLVTDMTDFMDKLKAVKPWIIREEEKPVSEGEYLQTPDQLKDYKQFSQCINCMLCYAACPVYGLEHDFVGPAAIALGHRYNLDSRDEGNQQRQHVIASKEGIWECTYIGECSVVCPKHVDPAEAIQQTKVATTTNRVKSLVMPWGKKT